TGAGCTCACCACAGACGAGCCTCTTCACCTGCTGCAGGCTTCATTACCAGCCCTTCTTGAGGAATTTGAGGAGGCTAAGGCTACTAAGAAAGGTCCTTGTTTACAGGTTTCTCATTCTTCttgtatatattttagtattaatgttttttgtatatttttttgtttatgaaaaCATGAGTTTACACTTGTTTTTCTTTACCATTCTTTTCAATCATCCTtttgtccttctcccttctttcctcagcctttcattaattaatttttttttttttttttcttctattcttttttctctttttattgtctttctctttctttttcttttcttatgattCATTCCctttgttctcctttctctttttccatgtttttttttttttttttttttactcctcttaATATTGTATTTTCACTATCAAGCTCCTTCTTTTTTATAGGCAAAGGAAGCAAAAAATCAAAAAAGAATGAGCAGAAGAAAACAAAGGCCAAAGACGTCAGTAAGGAGAAGACACAAGTcagtaagaagaaagaggaagaggaatacatcacaccggaagaggaagaagaaaacacagacGAAGACCTTTCACTCATCATAGAGCGCCTTGTCAGTATTGACTTGACAGGAAGGAATAAGAACAGTAAGTGTAAGTCAGTCTCAGTTTCAGACAACAGAGACAAGAGTTACAAAGAGACTGTTTCTAAGGAGGGGACCTTGAAGGAATTTACTTTGACTGTAGATCAAAAAGGAAAACATGCAAATAACATGGATGAAGAAACGAAATGTGCAGATGAGTTGGAGCATGGCAAGAGAAAGCAGACACTTGTGAAAGGTAGACTGGACCTTGATACTTCAACAGACAGCAGTGATGAAAACGACAAAGAGAACCAGCCACTGAGTCTGATGGATCGCATATCGAGGAGGATTGGCAAGAAGGATATCAGGTCAAAATTAAAGGCATCCGAAGGACCATTTGGAGCATTTCATACAAAAAACAGCAATACTGAAACAGATAGTGACAgtgagaaggaaagtgaggaaagaacagaaaaatgtaGAGATATTGTTAGTACAGATTTTACAAAGAGTATTGGTAGTTCTGAAGTAAAATCTGAATTGTGTAATTTGACTAGTAATTATCAAAGTGAAATTCCAAGTGATAATAAAGACTTCAAGGATAAACTCCCAGAGGATAGTTTGAACTTTGACAAGGAAGTTTTAGAGCATATTCAGAACTTTGAAGATGAAATACCTGAAAATTGTTTTGACTTTGATGATAAAGGTACAGAAAATAGGCTAAACTTTGAGGATAAACTTCCAAGTAACAGTGGTAAATTTAATGAGAAAGGTCAGGAGGATAGCTTAGACTATGAAACTACAATGGATAATGAAGACTTTGATGATATAGTTCCAGAATTTTTTAAATTAGATTATTCTGAAAATAAAACTGCTGATTGCCTTGTACTTGATAAAATTCTTGAAAATGTGTCAGATGTCAAGGGAAGTAAATCCAATGAAATAAACCATGAATCACAAGTGACAAATCAGTTAGCAcacgaaaataagaaggaaaatgatgaGTCACAAAGGTGTTTGATGACAATGCCTAAAGAGGAGCTACGCTTTACACTTGTTGACTTCAGCCTCCTATCAGAAACTTCTGCATGTAAGAATCAGATTTCCAGAGATATGTTTGATGATACAGGTGAAGTTCAGGGAATATCTCATTCAGCATTACCAGATCTCAATTCTACTCCTGTCTTGGTAAATAGTAAAGGAATTCTACGAGGGCAAGGTGATAGCAAGGCTCAAGATGACTCTGCATCCTGTAGTTTACAAGAATGCAAACCATTAGAGAATGTTTATACCCCAAGTCCAACCACCTGGAAAACTCCTGCAGGGAAAACTGAAGGATCTTTTGATTGTACAGTGTCTCCTTTAGAACCCTTGTCAGCAAAGTCTCTTCATCGTTTGCAAGATTCTCGCAGTAAAGAACGGAGGTTTATTCACTTGCCTCGCACTGGTTGTAACTCGACTCCATTAGTCAACACTCCAAAGGGTAGAAGTAAAGATGGCTCTTATGGGCTGTGCTTCAAACTCCTTGACACTTTTAGCTGTTCAGACACTGGTGAATCATTCAATCAAAGTGCAGTTGAAGAAATTGCTGCCTACTCTGAGGTTAGCAAAGTGATGGAAAATTCTCTGAATCTGCTACAAGACAGTCTCAGAGGAGATATCAGTCAGACAGAGAGTATGTTTACTGCAAAAAGATGTGCGAATGATATATCTATCCTAAATGAAGAAGACCATGACAAACCATTTGCCCAAAGGATGAACAAAAATCCCTGTTATCATGATAAAACAGATAAAGCTGGAATAACACCACTTGGAgattctaaaaaagaaaagg
Above is a window of Penaeus chinensis breed Huanghai No. 1 chromosome 19, ASM1920278v2, whole genome shotgun sequence DNA encoding:
- the LOC125035366 gene encoding uncharacterized protein LOC125035366; the encoded protein is MGVKELWSLVSPTGELLPLTALEGKAVAIDLSCWVVDCQALNLGHVARPHLRNLFFRTMALLNNGVLPVFVLEGDAPIMKWNTINSRNQRNFHSSANPTGKNLSVKTGKRSRFKSVLKECRELLDLLGVPWVQASGEAEATCAALNYHNMVEGVISQDSDVFLYGGQTVFRNFTANQSKATVEKFSMDQLEQHLKLTRGGLLLLAILLGCDYFPAGVQGVGKDTAVRLLRIWYQKGVKDPVRRMQSWAESYGQSSQHSNLNARKWKNGNDDELEVGVRDRVLATDGFPFTDIIQEFQRRLDMPLLKVKWGRPRFSDLVRWCIIKLEWEGNYAVEKISPVVTRWMVTCGWYGGRISYPDLGLMPLSIVKRCVRRGVSACQVKWKVLSQNLPENSPVELTTDEPLHLLQASLPALLEEFEEAKATKKGKGSKKSKKNEQKKTKAKDVSKEKTQVSKKKEEEEYITPEEEEENTDEDLSLIIERLVSIDLTGRNKNSKCKSVSVSDNRDKSYKETVSKEGTLKEFTLTVDQKGKHANNMDEETKCADELEHGKRKQTLVKGRLDLDTSTDSSDENDKENQPLSLMDRISRRIGKKDIRSKLKASEGPFGAFHTKNSNTETDSDSEKESEERTEKCRDIVSTDFTKSIGSSEVKSELCNLTSNYQSEIPSDNKDFKDKLPEDSLNFDKEVLEHIQNFEDEIPENCFDFDDKGTENRLNFEDKLPSNSGKFNEKGQEDSLDYETTMDNEDFDDIVPEFFKLDYSENKTADCLVLDKILENVSDVKGSKSNEINHESQVTNQLAHENKKENDESQRCLMTMPKEELRFTLVDFSLLSETSACKNQISRDMFDDTGEVQGISHSALPDLNSTPVLVNSKGILRGQGDSKAQDDSASCSLQECKPLENVYTPSPTTWKTPAGKTEGSFDCTVSPLEPLSAKSLHRLQDSRSKERRFIHLPRTGCNSTPLVNTPKGRSKDGSYGLCFKLLDTFSCSDTGESFNQSAVEEIAAYSEVSKVMENSLNLLQDSLRGDISQTESMFTAKRCANDISILNEEDHDKPFAQRMNKNPCYHDKTDKAGITPLGDSKKEKENQQLETTKGCESEKQLNKGKISHQLQVKEDLANTTFSPAITGLSLAQRIKMKCKDRAISKLIDDL